One part of the Ziziphus jujuba cultivar Dongzao chromosome 2, ASM3175591v1 genome encodes these proteins:
- the LOC107418623 gene encoding loganic acid O-methyltransferase-like, which produces MNKNSLAWNKGRIHYSSFGDDVVWAYKARFDKDIEQYLLARAQEIVCGGLMALILPRIPNGTHHSQNGSSMNLELLGSCLMDLARMGMVSEEEVDSFNIPTYHLSPQELEAAVERNGCFSIERMEDLHVLVPSNSGKYKINSQVVASHLTDIMEEIIKQHFGEKILDVLFGCYRKKFDENFSIFKSGKVNNFFSLLKCRAMDQAIS; this is translated from the exons ATGAACAAGAATTCTCTTGCATGGAATAAAGGCCGGATTCATTACTCGAGTTTCGGAGATGATGTAGTTTGGGCTTATAAAGCTCGGTTTGATAAGGATATAGAGCAATATCTACTGGCCAGGGCACAAGAGATTGTTTGCGGAGGATTGATGGCACTCATTCTTCCTAGAATTCCCAATGGAACTCATCACTCTCAAAATGGATCAAGTATGAATTTGGAGCTTCTTGGATCTTGCCTCATGGACTTGGCAAGGATG GGAATGGTTAGTGAGGAAGAAGTAGACTCTTTCAATATACCAACTTATCACTTGTCTCCCCAAGAACTAGAAGCTGCTGTTGAAAGGAATGGTTGTTTTAGCATAGAGCGAATGGAAGACCTGCATGTTCTTGTACCAAGTAACTCTGGTAAGTATAAAATTAACAGCCAAGTTGTTGCATCTCATTTGACAGACATCATGGAAGAGATAATCAAGCAGCATTTTGGTGAAAAGATCTTGGATGTGCTATTTGGCTGCTATCGGAAGAAATTTGATgagaatttttccatttttaagtcAGGAAAAGTAAACAACTTCTTTTCCCTCCTTAAATGCAGAGCAATGGACCAAGCAATCAGCTAG